One Chryseobacterium indoltheticum DNA segment encodes these proteins:
- the uvrB gene encoding excinuclease ABC subunit UvrB → MQFKLQSEYKPTGDQPKAIEKLTDGIEIGEKYQTLLGVTGSGKTFTVANVVNNVQKPTLVLAHNKTLAAQLFMEFKEFFPENAVEYFVSYYDYYQPEAYIASSGTYIEKDLSINEEVEKLRLSAIASLLSGRRDILIVASVSCIYGVGNPAEFHKSLISLQIGEKTTRTALLHSLVNALYSRTLADFQRGTFRVKGDVIDIFPAYADNGIRVQFFGDEIEKIQSFDPVSGNVTSNFDQIQIYPANLFVTTKETLNGAIKNIQDDMVKQVDFFSEIGKPLESKRLQERTELDLEMIKELGYCSGIENYSRYLDGRLPGSRPFCLLDYFPKDFLMVIDESHVTVPQVHAMYGGDRSRKEALVEYGFRLPAAMDNRPLKFEEFEAIQNQVIYVSATPADYELEKTGGEYIEQIIRPTGLLDPIIEIRPSLNQIDDLMEEINKRAEIDERVLVTTLTKKMAEELTKYFTKFGIRTRYIHSDVETLERIQIMQDLRLGVFDVLIGVNLLREGLDLPEVSLVAILDADKEGMLRSRRSMIQTVGRAARNINGRAIMYADKITKSMQATLDETEYRRAKQMQYNEEHGKVPMALNKKISENLVGRSKDFPDERYTQKEITQKVAEVKASYATEDIEKMIGQKQKEMEAAAKNLDFIKAAKLRDEIAALRA, encoded by the coding sequence ATGCAATTCAAACTTCAATCAGAATATAAACCTACAGGAGATCAGCCCAAAGCAATTGAAAAATTGACCGATGGAATAGAAATTGGCGAAAAATATCAAACATTGCTTGGTGTAACAGGTTCCGGGAAAACTTTTACCGTTGCCAATGTTGTGAACAATGTTCAGAAACCAACGTTGGTTTTAGCACACAACAAGACTCTGGCAGCTCAGCTTTTTATGGAATTTAAAGAATTTTTTCCTGAAAATGCTGTGGAGTATTTCGTAAGTTACTATGATTACTATCAGCCTGAAGCTTATATTGCAAGTTCAGGAACTTACATAGAAAAAGATTTAAGTATCAACGAAGAGGTAGAAAAATTACGTCTTTCGGCAATTGCAAGTTTACTTTCAGGAAGAAGAGATATTTTGATTGTAGCCTCAGTATCATGTATTTATGGTGTCGGAAACCCTGCTGAATTCCATAAATCTTTAATTTCTCTTCAGATAGGTGAAAAAACTACCCGAACGGCGTTACTTCATTCTTTAGTTAATGCTTTGTATTCAAGAACGTTGGCGGACTTCCAGCGTGGGACGTTTCGTGTAAAAGGGGATGTCATCGATATATTTCCTGCGTATGCAGACAATGGAATAAGAGTTCAGTTTTTTGGGGACGAAATCGAAAAAATTCAGAGTTTTGATCCTGTTTCCGGAAATGTAACTTCCAATTTTGACCAGATTCAGATTTATCCTGCCAATCTTTTCGTAACCACAAAAGAAACATTGAATGGTGCGATAAAAAACATTCAGGATGATATGGTAAAACAGGTCGACTTCTTCTCCGAAATCGGTAAGCCTTTAGAATCAAAAAGACTGCAGGAAAGAACAGAATTAGACCTTGAAATGATTAAAGAGCTCGGTTATTGCTCAGGAATAGAAAACTATTCACGTTATCTCGACGGAAGGCTTCCGGGATCTCGCCCGTTCTGTCTTTTAGATTACTTTCCAAAAGATTTCTTAATGGTGATTGATGAAAGCCACGTTACGGTTCCACAAGTTCATGCGATGTACGGTGGTGACAGAAGCAGAAAGGAAGCTTTGGTGGAATATGGTTTCCGATTACCAGCAGCGATGGATAACAGACCTTTAAAGTTTGAAGAATTTGAGGCGATTCAAAATCAGGTAATTTATGTTTCGGCAACCCCGGCAGATTATGAGCTGGAAAAAACCGGTGGAGAATATATTGAACAGATTATCCGTCCGACAGGACTTTTAGATCCAATAATTGAAATAAGACCTTCCTTAAATCAGATTGATGATTTAATGGAAGAAATAAATAAGCGTGCTGAAATTGACGAAAGAGTTTTGGTGACCACTTTAACCAAAAAAATGGCGGAAGAACTCACAAAATATTTCACAAAATTCGGAATCAGAACGAGATATATTCACTCGGATGTTGAGACTTTGGAGCGTATTCAGATTATGCAGGATTTGCGTCTTGGAGTTTTTGATGTCTTAATTGGTGTCAATTTATTGAGAGAAGGTCTTGATTTACCTGAAGTTTCATTGGTTGCAATTTTAGATGCCGATAAAGAGGGAATGTTGAGAAGCAGAAGATCTATGATTCAGACAGTGGGGCGTGCTGCAAGAAATATCAATGGTAGAGCAATTATGTATGCCGATAAAATCACCAAATCGATGCAGGCAACTTTGGATGAAACCGAATATCGCCGTGCAAAACAAATGCAGTATAATGAAGAACACGGAAAAGTTCCGATGGCATTGAACAAGAAAATCTCAGAAAACCTTGTCGGAAGAAGTAAAGATTTCCCTGATGAAAGATATACTCAGAAAGAAATTACTCAGAAAGTTGCAGAAGTAAAAGCATCCTACGCAACTGAAGATATTGAGAAAATGATTGGGCAGAAGCAAAAAGAAATGGAAGCTGCTGCAAAGAATCTAGATTTCATAAAAGCTGCAAAACTTAGAGACGAAATTGCTGCTTTAAGAGCGTAA